From one Conexibacter woesei Iso977N genomic stretch:
- the murD gene encoding UDP-N-acetylmuramoyl-L-alanine--D-glutamate ligase, protein MTPRPPLPPGPFLVVGLARSGQAAAALLHARGEEVIATDRSPAERLGATALLPPEVELHAGVDGVALLERVRCVVKSPGVPQTAPVIQAARGRGIPVIGELELAWRCTPNEVIAVTGTNGKTTTTELLGHLHREAGVPVAVVGNVGTAYSSLALHPEQHDPRAVVVCECSSFQLEDTVAFAPEAAVILNLERDHLDRHGTVEAYHRAKLKVFGNQGNDDIAVAPEDLGVVDLGGCARRVLTGDSPEAELSLRAGTLWWDNTPLLRTEELALRGPHNVRNAMAAAAVALARGLDPDAVRNGLRTFAGVPHRLEEVAERDGITYINDSKATNVPAALVGLASFEGQPVHVILGGSGKDEDFAPLRPAVQQHCANGGGAYLIGAEAPRLHEALQGAAPLHDCGTLDAAVAQARANARPGDVILLSPACASYDQYKNFEERGEAFREAARM, encoded by the coding sequence ATGACGCCGCGCCCGCCGCTTCCCCCTGGCCCGTTCCTCGTCGTCGGCCTCGCCCGCTCGGGCCAGGCCGCCGCCGCGCTGCTGCATGCGCGCGGGGAGGAGGTGATCGCGACCGACCGCTCGCCGGCCGAGCGGCTGGGCGCCACCGCGCTGCTGCCGCCCGAGGTCGAGCTGCACGCCGGGGTCGACGGCGTCGCGCTGCTGGAGCGCGTCCGCTGCGTGGTCAAGTCGCCCGGCGTCCCGCAGACCGCGCCGGTGATCCAGGCCGCGCGCGGGCGCGGCATCCCCGTGATCGGCGAGCTGGAGCTGGCCTGGCGCTGCACGCCCAACGAGGTGATCGCGGTCACCGGGACCAACGGCAAGACGACGACGACCGAGCTGCTCGGCCACCTGCACCGCGAGGCCGGCGTGCCGGTCGCGGTCGTCGGCAACGTCGGGACCGCCTACTCGTCGCTCGCCCTACATCCTGAACAACACGATCCCCGAGCGGTCGTGGTCTGCGAGTGCTCCTCGTTCCAGCTGGAGGACACGGTCGCCTTCGCGCCCGAGGCGGCGGTGATCCTGAACCTGGAGCGCGACCACCTCGACCGCCACGGCACCGTCGAGGCATACCACCGGGCCAAGTTGAAGGTCTTCGGCAACCAGGGCAACGACGACATCGCGGTCGCGCCCGAGGACCTCGGCGTGGTCGACCTCGGCGGCTGCGCGCGCCGCGTCCTGACCGGCGACTCGCCCGAGGCCGAGCTGTCGCTGCGCGCCGGCACCTTGTGGTGGGACAACACGCCGTTGCTGCGCACCGAGGAGCTCGCGCTGCGCGGCCCGCACAACGTCCGCAACGCGATGGCCGCCGCGGCGGTCGCGCTGGCGCGCGGCCTGGACCCGGACGCGGTCCGCAACGGCCTCAGGACCTTCGCCGGCGTGCCCCACCGCCTGGAGGAGGTCGCCGAGCGCGACGGCATCACCTACATCAACGACTCCAAGGCCACCAACGTGCCCGCGGCGCTCGTCGGGCTCGCGTCGTTCGAGGGCCAGCCGGTCCACGTGATCCTCGGCGGCAGCGGCAAGGACGAGGACTTCGCACCGCTGCGCCCGGCCGTGCAGCAGCACTGCGCCAACGGTGGCGGGGCGTACCTGATCGGCGCCGAGGCGCCGCGCCTTCATGAAGCACTTCAAGGCGCCGCGCCTCTCCACGACTGCGGCACGCTCGACGCCGCGGTCGCGCAGGCGCGCGCCAACGCCCGGCCCGGCGACGTCATCCTGCTGTCGCCCGCCTGCGCCTCCTACGACCAGTACAAGAACTTCGAGGAGCGCGGGGAGGCTTTTCGGGAGGCGGCGCGAATGTAG
- a CDS encoding UDP-N-acetylmuramoyl-tripeptide--D-alanyl-D-alanine ligase: MRGWSADRIAEAAGARLVEPGTATEGPTRAVIDSRHAGRGDLFVGLPGERVDGGRFAADVLAAGAWGVLVGEGWSGIDSFDGAILVALDPLRALQDLANAWRHELGAQVIGITGSTGKTSTKDLTAAMVDQQRRVVATPLNLNTEIGLPLTILGAPAGTEVLVLEMAMRGAGQIAELARIAEPDVGVIVNVGPVHLELLGTIEAIAATKSELIEHLPEGGTAIVPAGEPLLTTHLEQLPEGVRTVTFGPKGDLDALPDGLDIGFDSAHMRLNALAALAAARAVGVEPTGRLEVALSELRGQRRELPGGVAVIDDCYNANPMSMRAALDDLAASAPGRRLAVLGDMLELGPDEVRFHEEVGAHARAAGVDLLVTVGPLAAAMGPAFGGETLQVERAADVAAALKPRLAEGDTVLVKASRGVGLEVVAKDLAA; the protein is encoded by the coding sequence GTGCGCGGCTGGAGCGCTGACCGGATCGCCGAGGCCGCAGGCGCGCGCCTCGTCGAGCCCGGCACCGCGACCGAGGGCCCGACCCGCGCGGTCATCGACTCGCGCCACGCCGGCCGCGGCGACCTGTTCGTCGGCCTGCCCGGCGAGCGCGTGGACGGCGGGCGCTTCGCCGCCGACGTCCTGGCCGCCGGCGCCTGGGGCGTCCTGGTCGGCGAGGGCTGGAGCGGCATCGACAGCTTCGACGGCGCGATCCTCGTCGCGCTGGATCCGCTGCGCGCGCTGCAGGACCTCGCCAACGCCTGGCGCCACGAGCTCGGCGCGCAGGTCATCGGGATCACCGGCTCGACCGGCAAGACCTCCACGAAGGACCTGACCGCCGCGATGGTCGACCAGCAGCGCCGCGTCGTCGCCACGCCGCTGAACCTCAACACCGAGATCGGCCTGCCGCTGACGATCCTCGGCGCGCCCGCCGGCACCGAGGTGCTGGTCCTCGAGATGGCGATGCGCGGCGCCGGGCAGATCGCCGAGCTGGCCCGGATCGCCGAGCCCGACGTCGGCGTGATCGTCAACGTCGGGCCGGTCCACCTGGAGCTGCTCGGGACGATCGAGGCGATCGCCGCCACCAAGTCCGAGCTGATCGAGCACCTCCCGGAGGGCGGCACCGCGATCGTCCCGGCGGGCGAGCCGCTGCTCACGACGCACCTCGAGCAGCTGCCCGAGGGCGTCAGGACGGTGACCTTCGGCCCGAAGGGCGATCTCGACGCACTTCCGGACGGCCTCGACATCGGCTTCGACAGCGCCCACATGCGCCTCAACGCCCTGGCCGCGCTGGCCGCCGCGCGCGCCGTCGGGGTCGAGCCGACCGGCCGCCTGGAGGTCGCGCTGAGCGAGCTGCGCGGGCAGCGCCGGGAGCTGCCCGGAGGCGTCGCCGTCATCGACGACTGCTACAACGCCAACCCGATGTCGATGCGCGCCGCCCTCGACGACCTTGCCGCGTCCGCTCCCGGACGCCGCTTGGCCGTGCTCGGAGACATGCTGGAGCTGGGCCCGGACGAGGTCCGCTTCCACGAGGAGGTCGGCGCCCACGCGCGCGCCGCCGGCGTGGACCTGCTCGTCACGGTCGGCCCGCTGGCCGCCGCGATGGGGCCGGCGTTCGGGGGCGAGACGCTGCAGGTCGAGCGCGCCGCCGACGTCGCCGCCGCGCTGAAGCCGCGCCTCGCCGAGGGCGACACCGTCCTCGTCAAGGCCTCGCGTGGCGTCGGCCTGGAAGTCGTCGCCAAGGACCTGGCGGCGTAG
- the mraY gene encoding phospho-N-acetylmuramoyl-pentapeptide-transferase, with translation MASLLICIFLSPKFISYLRRREFGQNIREEGPEGHHEKAGTPTMGGIIIFTAISVPFLLLSDYDWRSVGVYLAAVLSALIGFADDFTKIIRRRSLGLSGKAKLGGQVAISIMLWYIATQKADLPATLRLRTIDATVDLGAFYPFFIYLVVAGTTNAVNLTDGLDGLAAGCTAIVILAYIGITFITAGQHDLSLLAGCLVGACVGFLWFNAFPATIFMGDTGSLGLGGAIAGLAVMTKTEEILVLAGGIFVVEALSVLIQVFSFQTFRKRVFLMAPIHHHFEILGWSETKIILRFWIIAAICAASAFTIYQQSIA, from the coding sequence ATGGCGTCCCTGCTCATCTGCATCTTCCTGAGCCCGAAGTTCATCTCGTACCTGCGCCGCCGCGAGTTCGGCCAGAACATCCGCGAGGAGGGGCCGGAAGGCCACCACGAGAAGGCCGGGACGCCCACGATGGGCGGCATCATCATCTTCACGGCGATCAGCGTGCCGTTCCTGCTGCTGAGCGACTACGACTGGCGCTCGGTCGGCGTCTACCTCGCGGCGGTGCTGTCGGCGCTGATCGGCTTCGCCGACGACTTCACGAAGATCATCCGCCGGCGCTCGCTGGGCCTGAGCGGCAAGGCGAAGCTCGGCGGCCAGGTCGCCATCAGCATCATGTTGTGGTACATCGCCACGCAGAAGGCCGACCTGCCCGCGACGCTGCGGCTGCGCACGATCGACGCGACCGTCGACCTCGGCGCGTTCTACCCGTTCTTCATCTACCTGGTGGTCGCCGGCACGACCAACGCGGTCAACCTGACCGATGGCCTCGACGGCCTCGCCGCCGGATGCACCGCGATCGTGATCCTGGCCTACATCGGGATCACGTTCATCACCGCCGGCCAGCACGACCTGTCGCTGCTCGCGGGCTGCCTGGTCGGCGCGTGCGTCGGGTTCCTGTGGTTCAACGCGTTCCCGGCGACGATCTTCATGGGGGACACGGGGTCGCTCGGGTTAGGTGGGGCGATCGCGGGCCTGGCCGTGATGACCAAGACCGAGGAGATCCTCGTCCTCGCGGGCGGCATCTTCGTGGTCGAGGCGCTGAGCGTCCTGATCCAGGTCTTCAGCTTCCAGACGTTCCGCAAGCGCGTGTTCCTGATGGCGCCGATCCACCATCACTTCGAGATCTTGGGGTGGTCGGAGACGAAGATCATCCTGCGCTTCTGGATCATCGCCGCGATCTGCGCGGCCTCCGCCTTCACGATCTACCAGCAGTCGATCGCCTAG
- a CDS encoding metallophosphoesterase family protein, giving the protein MARLRRTIALLLVALAALTGTVGALALVTQEKTLSVGTIDVGVSPLHHGALDVYVPLVDWGARFAGVRAPARLTIEVRAVNRGAAETLARGHELDVNNVKAEATDAITSALRRLLLIALVAGIVLGVLVGAALKGVGQGTRLRWSILTAVVTSLAAVIATAVLIAPRGRIADPTYYAHGPDLPRALDALQSLKRSQTALDQDINGQLVGLARLVVSPGAQPELSGRPRFVLASDLHNNVLALPALQRATRGLPLIFDGDLTDKGTPLESSLIARVAKMGSPTVVVGGNHDSDTLLKDLAADGAIVLTQFGRLKPDGSHGPVVVKVGGLRMAGFTDPFLRRAGQDYEDKYRVGLTNAAVEEFRRWFETVESRVDVVVVHEPQVAAGVLEDLRRDPPDHPITILDAHTHRLFLQADPNLLEINGGTIGAGGTGNLTDNADYTLAIVTYRLQPTPLPLAVDQVTIDPGDGNASARRVRVDKQLRAKP; this is encoded by the coding sequence GTGGCCCGACTCCGCCGGACCATCGCCCTCCTCCTCGTCGCCCTCGCCGCCCTGACCGGGACGGTCGGCGCGCTTGCCCTGGTCACCCAGGAGAAGACGCTGTCGGTCGGGACGATCGACGTCGGCGTGTCGCCGTTGCACCACGGCGCGCTCGACGTCTACGTGCCGCTGGTCGACTGGGGCGCGCGCTTCGCGGGCGTCCGGGCGCCGGCACGGCTGACGATCGAGGTCCGGGCGGTCAACCGCGGCGCGGCCGAGACGCTCGCGCGCGGCCACGAGCTGGACGTCAACAACGTCAAGGCCGAGGCGACCGACGCGATCACCTCGGCGCTCAGGCGCCTGTTGTTGATCGCCCTGGTCGCGGGGATCGTGCTCGGCGTCCTGGTCGGCGCGGCGCTGAAGGGCGTCGGGCAGGGCACGCGGCTGCGCTGGTCGATCCTCACGGCGGTCGTCACGTCGCTGGCCGCAGTCATCGCCACCGCGGTCCTGATCGCGCCGCGCGGCCGGATCGCCGACCCCACGTACTACGCCCACGGCCCGGACCTCCCGCGCGCGCTCGACGCGCTGCAGTCGCTGAAGCGGTCGCAGACCGCGCTGGACCAGGACATCAACGGCCAGCTCGTCGGCCTCGCGCGCCTCGTCGTCTCCCCGGGCGCGCAGCCCGAGCTGAGCGGGCGCCCGCGGTTCGTCCTGGCGAGCGACCTCCACAACAACGTGCTCGCGCTCCCGGCGCTGCAGCGCGCGACGCGCGGGCTGCCGCTGATCTTCGACGGCGACCTGACCGACAAGGGCACGCCGCTGGAGTCGTCGCTGATCGCGCGCGTCGCGAAGATGGGGTCGCCGACGGTCGTCGTCGGCGGCAACCACGACTCCGACACGTTGTTGAAGGACTTGGCCGCGGACGGCGCGATCGTCCTGACCCAGTTCGGCCGGCTGAAGCCCGACGGCTCGCACGGGCCGGTGGTCGTCAAGGTCGGCGGGCTGCGGATGGCGGGCTTCACCGACCCGTTCCTGCGCCGCGCGGGCCAGGACTACGAGGACAAGTACAGGGTCGGGTTGACCAACGCGGCGGTCGAGGAGTTTCGGCGCTGGTTCGAGACGGTGGAGTCGAGGGTCGACGTCGTGGTCGTTCACGAGCCGCAGGTCGCGGCGGGCGTCCTGGAGGACCTGCGCCGCGACCCGCCCGACCACCCGATCACGATCCTCGACGCCCACACGCACAGGCTGTTCCTGCAGGCCGACCCGAATCTGCTGGAGATCAACGGCGGCACGATCGGCGCGGGCGGCACCGGCAACCTGACCGACAACGCCGACTACACGCTGGCGATCGTCACCTACCGGCTGCAGCCGACGCCGCTGCCGCTGGCCGTCGACCAGGTGACGATCGACCCGGGCGACGGCAACGCGTCGGCGCGGCGCGTCCGGGTCGACAAGCAGCTGCGGGCGAAGCCCTAG